A section of the Chryseobacterium scophthalmum genome encodes:
- the recR gene encoding recombination mediator RecR: MDYPSKVLAKAVEEISGLPGIGKKTALRLALHLLKQPNSRATSLGTSIINLVNEIKYCKECHNFSDFDICEICSNDKRSNELICIVEDVRDVIAIENTGKYRGKYLILGGKISPMEGVGPHQLNIPSIEKKLQQGLAKEFIFALSATMEGDTTAYYIYKKFKNSGVQFSTIARGISVGDELEYADEISLGRSITNRLLYNEKD, from the coding sequence ATGGATTACCCAAGTAAAGTATTGGCAAAAGCAGTTGAAGAGATTTCCGGACTTCCTGGTATCGGTAAGAAAACTGCTTTGCGTCTTGCACTTCATTTACTTAAACAGCCTAATTCCAGAGCGACAAGTTTGGGAACTTCAATCATCAATCTGGTGAATGAAATTAAATACTGCAAAGAATGCCACAATTTTTCAGATTTTGATATTTGTGAAATCTGCAGCAACGACAAGCGTAGCAATGAATTAATCTGTATTGTGGAAGATGTACGAGATGTTATCGCCATTGAAAATACCGGAAAATACAGAGGGAAATATCTTATTTTAGGTGGGAAAATATCTCCAATGGAAGGAGTGGGTCCTCATCAACTGAATATTCCAAGTATTGAAAAGAAGCTACAGCAAGGCTTGGCAAAAGAATTTATTTTTGCTCTAAGTGCAACTATGGAAGGCGATACAACTGCTTATTATATTTACAAAAAATTCAAAAATTCGGGTGTTCAGTTTTCAACTATTGCAAGAGGAATTTCAGTAGGTGATGAACTGGAATATGCAGACGAAATTTCTTTGGGCAGATCGATTACCAACAGACTTCTATATAACGAAAAGGATTAA
- a CDS encoding glycosyltransferase family 2 protein, which produces MSKKLSIIIVNYNVTQLLRNCLISIEKYSDGVDYEVIVIDNKSTDSSWGDLIPEFPKVHFIASEINGGFAKANNNAIETAIGEYLLILNPDTELEGFYLNEILDFADSKNNFGCLGVRMHDANGNFLPESKRSVPDMINSFEKLFTNFKKKNSKSYYRNDVDEYGVAEVEVITGAFFLVKKSVYEKVGGLDESYFMYGEDIDLCYTLLNNGYQNYYYGKASILHHKGESTVKDEVYLERFYGAMQIFIDKYYRQSKPLQYSFMKAGLKLRHKIEKIKLK; this is translated from the coding sequence ATGAGTAAAAAACTTTCAATCATTATCGTTAATTATAATGTAACTCAGCTTCTGAGAAACTGTTTGATTTCTATTGAAAAATATAGTGATGGCGTCGATTATGAAGTTATTGTGATCGATAACAAATCTACAGACAGTTCGTGGGGTGATCTTATACCAGAATTTCCAAAAGTACATTTTATTGCTTCTGAAATAAATGGAGGTTTTGCTAAAGCTAATAACAACGCGATAGAAACAGCGATCGGAGAATATCTTTTGATTTTAAATCCGGACACAGAATTGGAAGGATTTTATTTAAATGAAATTTTAGATTTTGCTGATTCTAAAAATAATTTTGGTTGTCTTGGGGTAAGAATGCATGATGCTAACGGAAATTTTCTTCCGGAAAGTAAACGTTCGGTTCCTGATATGATCAATTCTTTCGAAAAATTATTTACCAATTTTAAAAAGAAAAACTCAAAATCATATTACCGAAATGATGTAGATGAATATGGAGTCGCAGAAGTGGAAGTGATTACCGGAGCATTTTTCCTGGTTAAAAAAAGTGTCTACGAAAAAGTTGGAGGTTTAGACGAAAGCTATTTTATGTATGGTGAAGATATTGATTTGTGCTACACATTGTTGAATAACGGTTATCAAAATTACTATTACGGAAAAGCTTCTATACTTCATCATAAAGGTGAAAGTACAGTGAAAGATGAGGTATACCTTGAAAGATTTTACGGAGCAATGCAGATTTTTATTGATAAATATTATAGACAAAGCAAGCCTCTACAATATTCATTTATGAAAGCTGGCTTAAAGTTAAGGCATAAAATAGAAAAAATTAAACTCAAATAA
- the secG gene encoding preprotein translocase subunit SecG has product MDTIFTLLMILIMIASVLLVIVVMAQNPKGGGLSSTFGGASSAQFGVQRTNDFMEKSTWTLGAVIIVLILISVVVTGKPKQAAPVIPQAPTKEAPAGKAPASQSSAPVSVPANK; this is encoded by the coding sequence ATGGATACTATATTTACACTATTAATGATTCTTATTATGATTGCCAGCGTTTTATTGGTAATCGTTGTTATGGCTCAAAACCCAAAAGGTGGCGGTCTTTCTAGTACATTCGGAGGTGCATCTTCTGCACAGTTTGGAGTACAAAGAACTAATGATTTTATGGAAAAATCAACCTGGACTTTAGGAGCAGTAATCATCGTTCTTATCTTGATAAGCGTTGTTGTGACTGGTAAACCTAAGCAAGCAGCACCGGTAATTCCTCAAGCTCCAACTAAAGAAGCTCCTGCAGGAAAAGCTCCAGCTTCTCAGTCTTCGGCTCCGGTAAGTGTTCCGGCAAATAAATAA
- a CDS encoding M16 family metallopeptidase, with translation MKKQLTYIAVAFLFSGMLSAQKIDINAMPKPGPTPEINIAKPKTFQLKNGMTVMVVENNKLPRVNVSLSMDRQPYFEGDVTGVSEIMADQLGNGTTTLSKDAFNKKVDFLGANLNFSTGGASSNSLSKYFPEVLGLMADAIINPKFSADEIQKSKDRAVEGLKSSEKSADAIASRVSNALAYGKNTSRGEFETEQSINKIQLADVQNVYKKYYAPDNAYLVIVGDVKFDKVKPMVEKAFNNWKKADTKFPALEPASNVAKTEINVVDVPSAVQSVVSVGNLNTLKMKDPNYFPATIANYILGGGGEARLFMNLREKNGFTYGAYSDMSASKYSPSFSAEASVRNEVTDKAVKEFMNEINGISTVKADELANAKAKLKGSFIMALEQPATIARFAVNQKVQDLPADFYTNYLKSIDKVTAADVSNAVKATILPNQSRIFIAGKASEISEGLEKLGYPVKYYDAYANPVAKPTAQKVDASVTVASVVDKYINAIGGKANLSKVSSYTTNASMSMQGQNLDFKIVKAQGGKELQTVSAGGMTVQKQVFDGKTGYSEQMGQKVQMTKEEIADNLKNTELFEELGFAKSADYKLTGIEKINGEDSYAIKAGDKAYYYSVKTGLKTGESETVSAQGQTFTVPTTFADYKDVAGVKMPYTITVNQMGMDMVMKVKSYELNQAKDSDFK, from the coding sequence CTTTCTATGGACAGACAGCCTTATTTTGAAGGTGATGTAACCGGAGTAAGCGAAATCATGGCAGATCAGCTTGGTAACGGAACTACTACTTTAAGTAAAGACGCATTCAACAAAAAAGTAGACTTTTTAGGAGCTAATTTAAACTTCTCTACTGGAGGAGCTTCTTCAAACTCTCTTTCAAAATATTTCCCTGAAGTTTTAGGTTTAATGGCTGATGCAATCATCAATCCTAAATTTTCTGCTGACGAAATTCAGAAATCTAAAGACAGAGCTGTTGAAGGTCTAAAATCTTCAGAGAAGAGCGCAGATGCAATTGCTTCAAGAGTTTCTAACGCATTAGCTTACGGAAAAAACACTTCAAGAGGTGAATTTGAAACAGAACAGTCTATCAACAAAATTCAGTTAGCTGACGTTCAGAATGTGTATAAAAAATATTACGCTCCAGACAATGCTTATTTGGTAATTGTTGGTGATGTAAAATTTGACAAGGTAAAGCCAATGGTTGAAAAAGCTTTCAACAACTGGAAAAAAGCTGATACAAAATTCCCAGCTTTAGAGCCTGCTTCAAATGTAGCTAAAACTGAAATCAATGTAGTAGATGTTCCTTCTGCAGTACAATCTGTAGTTTCTGTAGGAAACCTGAACACATTGAAAATGAAAGATCCTAATTACTTCCCTGCAACAATTGCCAACTACATTCTTGGTGGTGGTGGAGAAGCTAGACTTTTCATGAATCTTCGTGAGAAAAACGGATTCACTTATGGAGCTTATTCAGATATGAGCGCAAGCAAATATTCACCTTCTTTCTCTGCTGAAGCTAGTGTAAGAAACGAGGTTACTGATAAAGCAGTAAAAGAATTCATGAACGAAATCAACGGAATTTCTACTGTAAAAGCTGACGAACTTGCCAATGCCAAAGCTAAATTGAAAGGAAGTTTCATCATGGCATTAGAGCAGCCTGCAACAATTGCAAGATTTGCAGTTAACCAAAAAGTTCAGGACCTTCCGGCTGATTTTTACACTAACTATTTAAAATCTATTGATAAAGTAACTGCAGCAGACGTTTCTAACGCAGTAAAAGCAACTATTTTACCAAACCAAAGCAGAATTTTCATCGCTGGTAAAGCTTCTGAAATTTCTGAAGGATTAGAAAAATTAGGTTACCCTGTAAAATACTATGATGCATATGCAAATCCTGTTGCTAAACCAACAGCACAGAAAGTTGATGCAAGCGTAACTGTAGCTTCTGTTGTTGATAAGTACATTAATGCAATTGGCGGAAAAGCTAATTTGTCAAAAGTGTCTTCATATACAACGAATGCATCAATGTCTATGCAAGGACAAAACCTTGATTTCAAAATTGTTAAAGCTCAAGGTGGAAAAGAACTTCAAACAGTTTCTGCTGGTGGAATGACAGTTCAAAAACAAGTTTTTGATGGAAAAACAGGTTATTCTGAGCAAATGGGACAAAAAGTTCAGATGACTAAAGAAGAAATCGCTGACAACTTAAAAAATACTGAGCTTTTCGAAGAACTAGGTTTTGCTAAATCTGCAGATTACAAATTGACAGGAATTGAAAAAATCAACGGTGAAGATTCTTATGCAATCAAAGCTGGTGATAAAGCTTATTACTATAGCGTAAAAACTGGCCTTAAAACAGGTGAGAGTGAAACAGTATCCGCACAGGGACAAACGTTCACAGTTCCTACTACTTTTGCTGATTACAAAGATGTTGCTGGTGTGAAAATGCCTTATACCATCACGGTTAATCAAATGGGTATGGATATGGTGATGAAAGTAAAATCATACGAATTAAACCAGGCTAAAGATTCTGACTTCAAATAA